The region AGACCTTAATGGAAGTGAAATGTTTCTCGCAGAACTGTTGCACGGTGTCGCGCATAATTTGATATGGTTCGAACGTACTCATTCGCTGATTGATTATGCTGGTATTGGCATTGATAAGGGTAACACTCGTGTTATCCGTTCGTCTCGATGTTATCGTCATTGGACCCGATACACTAACCTCGTGATTAttctacaaaatgaaaaaatcgtcaGTGATGAGCTGAACGAAATGTATCGCCTGAACATTACATTGGATGCGGAACTCAAAGTGGAATTGATCGGCAATGTCATTACGGACTTCTGATTTGTTGGAAATGTTGGCGACGCAGGTGATGCATGATGCACCGATATGGCATTCTGTTGTAGCCCAATCGATCCGGTTGACTGATTCAGTGCATTTCCGCTGAGTTTTCCGAGTGCACCCGTCGATCCCATCAATGTGGACGGACCCTGTGAATGTGGACGCATTCGGGGCGACGTTGTCTTGTTGTGTCTGTTATCTTTAGTGTCTAAAGTTAAAACCGTTACGCCACCAGACGTAATTTTGGTTGATGGTATGCCCCATTTGTTATGGCCTGTGATGATGACGTTACTGCTAAGTGGCGGTACTGGTGTTACGTAATTTGAGGTGCTGACACCGTTTGCTTCAAAATTTCCTGGAAGATAAGAGTTTttagttaaaatattttcacctaACGCTTCATGTGCTTCGCTCACCACTGGAAGTGAAATTGTTATTGACAATTGCCGCATTAGAACCACCGTTTTGATTAATTTGTTGCGACGAGCTAAGTCGAGTCATACTTTTGTGAAGACCGCCCACCGATCCGCCTGCAATAGTAAAAAAGATTCTGTCAATCGTTTTCAATCGATCACTGGGTTCGATGTACCAGCAACAATGTTCAATCGAGTCATACTTCTGTGTGTGTTTCCCGCCGAATACAAACGTCCTGTGCTTCTGGAATCACCCAGTTTGGCCCGTCTAGTGTATCCAGTGTGCGGAGCTGTTGGAGATACCACAGAAGCAGCAGTCACATTGCCGGTAGATGTTGTTCCCGTTGAAATTGGTGTTGTTGTGACGCTGGACGTATTAATTGTAACGACGTGTCCACTAGTGGTTGTATTTTGACTAGACGTGGACGCCACTGCATTTGTGCCATTTAACGTAACAGTGGACAGCACCATTTTCGCAATATTGCGACCGGGTGTTAGTGCTAAATTCGTCGACGGACTGATTTCTTGTGATGGAGAATTTAGTTTGACTATTGTGACACCACCTTTGATTTGATTGACTTCACTGTTTTGTGATGATGTCGCAGACGATTGACTGAATTGGTTCgaatttttattagttttgtCAAAAACGACCGACTGGGTCGGATTTCTGTGCTTTGCCATTTATTTTAccttaataaattatttctatGACGAACGCATGCTAAAACTTTGTCAGTAAACAGAATTGGATAAGTAGAGCATAACATCGTAGCTTCATGCAATAATACTGTTTGTGATGTACGATCGGCATGCGGAAGATGCTCGAGCACAAAGTCAAGTGCGAATTGAGCTTTTTCCTGGGTATATTGagcaaaatttagtttttttttcgttaaaattaattaattaaattgaaaaaaattcgtttcggGAAAAGTATCAACCAATCGAAGTTCCATGCATTTCCGACTTCTAACAATTACATCTCAATTCATAGCTCaatcaattcaatcaattatTATAACAGAGGACTCTCAagtaaaattctgaaatgcgTAGAACTTTTTACAGGCAACGCTGGTCAATCTTTTCTTTCGGAAATTCACTTAAAACAATCAAGCGTTTGCATAGACGCACGACATgaaaaatgagaacactttacAATCAATTGATCTCACAACGAAACATTTACCTTGTTCACTTTTCCAGCTGTCGATAGAATTTGTGCGGCTAACGAAATGGTTGACGGAGTTTCCTGTGTtgcttttttgattttatcaaaatgatCTAAAACTAGTTCCGGCCGTTTATCAGTCAGCTTCAGAAGTACTTGCATCGTAGCCGCTATCGTCGATACCGTAGCTGTGTTGGTTAGATGTTCGCACAATTGAGATACACTTGTCTCAAGAACCTGAAAAGACACACGTTTAATGTAGTATCATTTCACCAGTCCGTTGCGTTGAGTTAAGTTCCATGGAATTACTTACATTGGAGTCGTTTTGCACCATTAGAGCGAACAGTTGCAGTAGCGCTAATCTCTCTTGTATATCACATACGGGTAGTAAAGAAACTAACAAAGCTGCATGAGGCGTCAGTTGTTCCGGAGACACTTCATAAATTTGTGATAGAAGGCGACAAAGTCCATAATTTCCAGCCGATATTGAATCCAAAATAGCTTGAATGTGTGAGCTTAATAAGTACGCATACTCAATGGCAGCCAGGGATAAGTAGCTGGCCAGATTTTTGCTCAGTTCCTTATTTCCTTTTCGCAAGAATTTAACCGCCACTGGTAGTGCTATTTCCATGACCGTCTTTTTATTGTAATTCTGAAATCGAAATCTTTGTAAAATCAGTTTGCACAACCGAAAAACAcccaaaattaccaaaaataaacTGGAAATTATGTCAGCCGAAATTTTAGCATGCGGTGGATCCTCTTTGTTCGACGATGGCTGCAAATTGTGTTTGAGGCACGTATTGAGTAAGCTGACCAAAGCATTGCAGTGTCGTTCGGCCGTTTTTGTTTCGCGTATGCAGGATAACACTCGAGTCACACATATCTCTACCACTGATTGATCGTTATTGTTTTTCAAATAGTCGGGTTGCGAAATAATCGAATCGATTTCGGTAAGCTGGAAGGATAGTTTTAATAGAATTTTGGTTGTGCTCACCGTAGCTTCACAAAAATCAAACTGttcttaacaaaat is a window of Bradysia coprophila strain Holo2 unplaced genomic scaffold, BU_Bcop_v1 contig_350, whole genome shotgun sequence DNA encoding:
- the LOC119080618 gene encoding protein melted isoform X2, giving the protein MHDLFTKVLSKRDLSRAGDLFSVADYEIVNDLTQVLTEIDSIISQPDYLKNNNDQSVVEICVTRVLSCIRETKTAERHCNALVSLLNTCLKHNLQPSSNKEDPPHAKISADIISSLFLNYNKKTVMEIALPVAVKFLRKGNKELSKNLASYLSLAAIEYAYLLSSHIQAILDSISAGNYGLCRLLSQIYEVSPEQLTPHAALLVSLLPVCDIQERLALLQLFALMVQNDSNVLETSVSQLCEHLTNTATVSTIAATMQVLLKLTDKRPELVLDHFDKIKKATQETPSTISLAAQILSTAGKVNKEKAQFALDFVLEHLPHADRTSQTVLLHEATMLCSTYPILFTDKVLACVRHRNNLLSQSSATSSQNSEVNQIKGGVTIVKLNSPSQEISPSTNLALTPGRNIAKMVLSTVTLNGTNAVASTSSQNTTTSGHVVTINTSSVTTTPISTGTTSTGNVTAASVVSPTAPHTGYTRRAKLGDSRSTGRLYSAGNTHRSGSVGGLHKSMTRLSSSQQINQNGGSNAAIVNNNFTSSGNFEANGVSTSNYVTPVPPLSSNVIITGHNKWGIPSTKITSGGVTVLTLDTKDNRHNKTTSPRMRPHSQGPSTLMGSTGALGKLSGNALNQSTGSIGLQQNAISVHHASPASPTFPTNQKSVMTLPINSTLSSASNNNHEVSVSGPMTITSRRTDNTSVTLINANTSIINQRMSTFEPYQIMRDTVQQFCEKHFTSIKVYMDKLSQRLPPPLKCGIEERRTKKVVKLHFACQIRGPHCLYSKTCFTMRTRNPKTWIHLMFLDFQIRNYVKDSCALSSREPGISNLKNMWNMIKTENKSFTELVTSNFPSVKEQEALVNELRHSGFLDVFEVSKTDRLLPNANELEYQWGCFLCNHPEKAVGFLHGTGQPMIEGQLKEKKGKWRLFRRWRTRYFTLSGAHLSCKGSSGGESIDVNQIRSVKVSRGARNIPKAFEIFTGDQTLILKPKDGKNAEEWVQCLSIVVAHSQARDNPTAKTASLPARGLGNSRTAF
- the LOC119080618 gene encoding protein melted isoform X1, with translation MHDLFTKVLSKRDLSRAGDLFSVADYEIVNDLTQVLTEIDSIISQPDYLKNNNDQSVVEICVTRVLSCIRETKTAERHCNALVSLLNTCLKHNLQPSSNKEDPPHAKISADIISSLFLNYNKKTVMEIALPVAVKFLRKGNKELSKNLASYLSLAAIEYAYLLSSHIQAILDSISAGNYGLCRLLSQIYEVSPEQLTPHAALLVSLLPVCDIQERLALLQLFALMVQNDSNVLETSVSQLCEHLTNTATVSTIAATMQVLLKLTDKRPELVLDHFDKIKKATQETPSTISLAAQILSTAGKVNKEKAQFALDFVLEHLPHADRTSQTVLLHEATMLCSTYPILFTDKVLACVRHRNNLLSQSSATSSQNSEVNQIKGGVTIVKLNSPSQEISPSTNLALTPGRNIAKMVLSTVTLNGTNAVASTSSQNTTTSGHVVTINTSSVTTTPISTGTTSTGNVTAASVVSPTAPHTGYTRRAKLGDSRSTGRLYSAGNTHRSMTRLNIVAGGSVGGLHKSMTRLSSSQQINQNGGSNAAIVNNNFTSSGNFEANGVSTSNYVTPVPPLSSNVIITGHNKWGIPSTKITSGGVTVLTLDTKDNRHNKTTSPRMRPHSQGPSTLMGSTGALGKLSGNALNQSTGSIGLQQNAISVHHASPASPTFPTNQKSVMTLPINSTLSSASNNNHEVSVSGPMTITSRRTDNTSVTLINANTSIINQRMSTFEPYQIMRDTVQQFCEKHFTSIKVYMDKLSQRLPPPLKCGIEERRTKKVVKLHFACQIRGPHCLYSKTCFTMRTRNPKTWIHLMFLDFQIRNYVKDSCALSSREPGISNLKNMWNMIKTENKSFTELVTSNFPSVKEQEALVNELRHSGFLDVFEVSKTDRLLPNANELEYQWGCFLCNHPEKAVGFLHGTGQPMIEGQLKEKKGKWRLFRRWRTRYFTLSGAHLSCKGSSGGESIDVNQIRSVKVSRGARNIPKAFEIFTGDQTLILKPKDGKNAEEWVQCLSIVVAHSQARDNPTAKTASLPARGLGNSRTAF